The following proteins are encoded in a genomic region of Bosea beijingensis:
- a CDS encoding DUF3617 domain-containing protein: MKFALIAVLGTLVALPVAAQQQMPQRKPGLWETKSTGNEGETTAKQCVGPGTDQSIVGGLAAGACSKMLVTKTATGYAVETECTIGQIKASGNSVITGDFQTSVRTEGTTKISGMPGQPAPVERKLVVEAKRLGDCAPGQKPGDIIMPDGKVISMPPAKPAP; encoded by the coding sequence ATGAAATTCGCGTTGATCGCCGTGCTCGGCACCCTCGTCGCGCTGCCTGTGGCGGCACAGCAGCAAATGCCCCAGCGCAAGCCAGGACTATGGGAAACCAAATCGACGGGTAACGAGGGCGAAACCACCGCCAAGCAATGCGTCGGTCCCGGTACCGATCAGTCGATCGTCGGTGGCCTGGCCGCCGGCGCCTGCTCGAAGATGCTGGTGACCAAGACCGCCACGGGCTACGCGGTGGAGACGGAATGCACGATCGGCCAGATCAAGGCTTCCGGCAACAGCGTCATCACCGGCGATTTCCAGACCTCCGTCCGCACCGAGGGCACGACCAAGATCAGCGGCATGCCCGGTCAGCCCGCGCCGGTGGAGCGCAAGCTCGTGGTCGAGGCGAAGCGCCTCGGCGACTGCGCGCCCGGCCAGAAGCCGGGCGACATCATCATGCCGGACGGAAAGGTGATCTCGATGCCTCCGGCGAAGCCTGCGCCGTAA